In Silene latifolia isolate original U9 population chromosome 3, ASM4854445v1, whole genome shotgun sequence, a single window of DNA contains:
- the LOC141647966 gene encoding phospholipase SGR2-like isoform X1: protein MQLKRNVVQPKRGPILMFKYLKMCKKEIQGFKNKQGMQVLHALFTGEDPTWEAWLNVDTSGFSGIANLGGNGIKLRRGYAAFPSPKPTQDELCQQKEEEMDDYCSQVRQISCSLYPYFICRALLYAA, encoded by the exons ATGCAG CTCAAGAGGAATGTAGTGCAACCAAAAAGAGGCCCAATATTGATGTTTAAGTACCTCAAAATGTGCAAGAAGGAGATCCAGGGTTTCAAGAACAAGCAAGGAATGCAG GTACTTCATGCCCTCTTTACTGGAGAGGATCCTACTTGGGAGGCATGGCTGAATGTTGATACTTCTGGCTTCTCTGGCATTGCTAATTTAGGAGGAAATGGTATTAAGCTTAGGCGAGGATATGCTGCATTTCCGTCTCCAAAGCCAACACAG GATGAATTGTGTCAGCAGAAAGAAGAGGAGATGGATGACTACTGCTCACAGGTTCGCCAAATTTCATGCTCACTGTATCCATACTTCATATGCCGTGCTTTGTTGTATGCAGCATGA
- the LOC141647966 gene encoding agamous-like MADS-box protein AGL15 isoform X2, whose amino-acid sequence MEQLELSRLQEQKALLENESLHRQVAKLQGFVTPTEKSEEMYLEYYPIKRKVSPDKVVALASGEFEKEDSDVTLHLGPPCGETRKRKACESKSGSPTVSP is encoded by the exons ATGGAGCAGCTGGAGCTCTCACGCTTACAG GAACAAAAGGCATTGCTGGAGAATGAGAGCTTACACAGACAG GTGGCAAAACTTCAAGGCTTTGTGACACCAACTGAGAAATCTGAGGAGATGTATCTAGAATACTATCCCATAAAGAGAAAGGTTTCTCCTGACAAAGTTGTTGCTTTAGCTAGCGGTGAATTTGAGAAAGAAGATTCAGATGTTACGCTCCACCTAGG GCCACCATGTGGTGAAACGCGGAAAAGGAAGGCATGTGAGAGCAAGTCCGGAAGTCCAACAGTTAGTCCCTGA